The Manis javanica isolate MJ-LG chromosome 4, MJ_LKY, whole genome shotgun sequence genome contains a region encoding:
- the FAAP20 gene encoding Fanconi anemia core complex-associated protein 20 isoform X2 — MEATRRPRLRLSRRRLPPGGGSRAETLLGGGGESAGPWAELLRAARADLNPDGELPPLPAFPRQESGRRPEPAAPPEAFTVGLETFSWTPLPPAPRGGGGLGHSRHVLRGAGGLPGSPARSPQQCLAPKLPSTQEQRLVDGAQILRSCPMCQADFAPGLAQLDIDSHLAQCLEESTEDVVW; from the exons ATGGAGGCGACGCGGAGGCCGCGGCTGAGGCTGAGCCGCCGGAGGCTGCCGCCGGGGGGCGG CAGCCGCGCCGAGACCCTCCTCGGGGGCGGCGGCGAGTCCGCGGGGCCGTGGGCGGAGCTGCTGCGCGCAGCGCGCGCGGATCTGAATCCGGACGGGGAGCTGCCTCCGCTGCCCGCGTTCCCCCGCCAG GAGTCCGGCCGGCGCCCGGAGCCTGCCGCGCCCCCCGAGGCCTTCACCGTCGGGCTCGAGACCTTCTCCTGGACGCCCCTCCCGCCGGCGCCGAGGGGAGGCGGGGGCCTTGGCCACTCTCGTCACGTGCTCCGTGGGGCCGGGGGGCTTCCGGGGTCCCCCGCCCGGTCCCCGCAGCAGTGCCTTGCCCCCAAGCTCCCCAGCACCCAGGAGCAGCGGTTGGTGGATGGGGCTCAGATCCTGCGGAGTTGCCCCATGTGCCAGGCTGACTTCGCCCCCGG GCTGGCCCAGCTGGACATCGACAGCCACCTAGCGCAATGCTTGGAGGAAAGCACAGAGGACGTGGTGTGGTGA
- the FAAP20 gene encoding Fanconi anemia core complex-associated protein 20 isoform X1 yields the protein MEATRRPRLRLSRRRLPPGGGRAETLLGGGGESAGPWAELLRAARADLNPDGELPPLPAFPRQESGRRPEPAAPPEAFTVGLETFSWTPLPPAPRGGGGLGHSRHVLRGAGGLPGSPARSPQQCLAPKLPSTQEQRLVDGAQILRSCPMCQADFAPGLAQLDIDSHLAQCLEESTEDVVW from the exons ATGGAGGCGACGCGGAGGCCGCGGCTGAGGCTGAGCCGCCGGAGGCTGCCGCCGGGGGGCGG CCGCGCCGAGACCCTCCTCGGGGGCGGCGGCGAGTCCGCGGGGCCGTGGGCGGAGCTGCTGCGCGCAGCGCGCGCGGATCTGAATCCGGACGGGGAGCTGCCTCCGCTGCCCGCGTTCCCCCGCCAG GAGTCCGGCCGGCGCCCGGAGCCTGCCGCGCCCCCCGAGGCCTTCACCGTCGGGCTCGAGACCTTCTCCTGGACGCCCCTCCCGCCGGCGCCGAGGGGAGGCGGGGGCCTTGGCCACTCTCGTCACGTGCTCCGTGGGGCCGGGGGGCTTCCGGGGTCCCCCGCCCGGTCCCCGCAGCAGTGCCTTGCCCCCAAGCTCCCCAGCACCCAGGAGCAGCGGTTGGTGGATGGGGCTCAGATCCTGCGGAGTTGCCCCATGTGCCAGGCTGACTTCGCCCCCGG GCTGGCCCAGCTGGACATCGACAGCCACCTAGCGCAATGCTTGGAGGAAAGCACAGAGGACGTGGTGTGGTGA